One Catalinimonas alkaloidigena DNA window includes the following coding sequences:
- the pruA gene encoding L-glutamate gamma-semialdehyde dehydrogenase gives MLKGFFNPPLPQNEPVLDYAPGSPERQALKEALQEARGKELDVPMYIGGEEVRTDTRHKLSPPHDHQHVLGYFHEGDASHVEQAINAALGAKAAWEDMAWEHRAAIFLRAADLLAGPYRAEVNAATMLGQSKNAFQAEIDSACEMIDFLRFNVAYMTQIYAEQPESGAGVWNRMEYRPLEGFTFALTPFNFTAIAGNLPTSMAMMGNTVVWKPAYTQIYAAQVLMRVFREAGLPDGVINLIYVDGPVAGDIIFNHPDFAGLHFTGSTGVFQQLWKTIGANIGKYRTYPRIVGETGGKDFVLAHKSAEPKALATALIRGAFEFQGQKCSAASRAYIPNNLWGDVKRYLLDDLKTIKMGGVEDFSNFVNAVIDERAFDKIAGYIEKVNESPVAQIIAGGKCDKSKGYFIEPTVVVTEDPMFTTMCEEIFGPVLTIYVYESEWFEEALQLVNDTSPYALTGAIFAQDRYAVELASQRLKNAAGNFYINDKPTGAVVGQQPFGGSRASGTNDKAGSMLNLLRWVSARAIKETFVPPTDYRYPFLAEE, from the coding sequence ATGTTAAAAGGATTTTTCAACCCACCGCTTCCACAGAACGAACCCGTGCTCGACTATGCGCCGGGAAGTCCCGAACGTCAGGCGCTGAAAGAGGCGTTGCAGGAAGCCCGCGGGAAAGAACTGGACGTTCCGATGTACATCGGTGGAGAAGAGGTGCGGACCGACACCCGGCACAAGCTTTCGCCGCCGCACGATCACCAGCATGTGCTGGGTTACTTTCACGAAGGCGATGCGTCGCACGTAGAACAGGCCATCAACGCCGCGCTGGGTGCCAAAGCCGCGTGGGAGGACATGGCCTGGGAGCATCGGGCGGCTATTTTCCTGCGGGCCGCCGATCTGCTGGCGGGGCCGTACCGGGCCGAAGTCAACGCGGCGACCATGCTGGGACAGTCCAAAAATGCGTTCCAGGCCGAAATCGACTCGGCCTGCGAAATGATCGACTTCCTGCGGTTCAACGTGGCGTACATGACCCAGATCTACGCCGAGCAACCCGAGTCTGGCGCGGGCGTCTGGAACCGGATGGAATACCGCCCCCTCGAAGGATTTACGTTCGCCCTCACGCCGTTCAACTTTACGGCCATTGCAGGCAACCTGCCCACGTCGATGGCCATGATGGGCAACACGGTGGTCTGGAAACCGGCGTATACCCAAATCTATGCGGCACAGGTCCTGATGCGCGTGTTTCGCGAGGCGGGCCTGCCCGATGGCGTCATCAACCTGATTTATGTAGACGGCCCTGTGGCTGGTGATATCATTTTCAACCATCCCGACTTTGCCGGATTGCACTTTACGGGCAGCACAGGCGTTTTCCAGCAGCTCTGGAAAACCATCGGAGCGAACATCGGCAAGTACCGGACGTACCCGCGCATTGTGGGAGAAACGGGCGGAAAGGATTTTGTGCTGGCGCATAAATCGGCCGAACCCAAGGCTTTGGCTACCGCGCTGATTCGCGGTGCGTTCGAGTTTCAGGGGCAAAAGTGTTCGGCGGCGTCGCGCGCCTACATTCCGAACAATTTGTGGGGCGACGTAAAACGCTACCTGCTCGACGACCTGAAAACGATCAAAATGGGGGGCGTCGAAGACTTCAGCAATTTCGTAAATGCCGTTATCGACGAGCGTGCGTTTGATAAAATCGCCGGTTACATCGAGAAGGTGAACGAGTCGCCGGTGGCGCAAATCATCGCCGGCGGGAAGTGCGATAAATCGAAAGGGTATTTTATTGAGCCTACGGTGGTGGTTACGGAAGATCCGATGTTTACCACCATGTGCGAAGAGATTTTCGGTCCGGTCCTGACGATCTATGTATACGAAAGCGAGTGGTTCGAAGAGGCCCTTCAACTGGTCAACGATACGTCACCCTACGCCCTGACCGGTGCCATTTTTGCGCAAGACCGCTACGCCGTGGAGCTGGCTTCGCAGCGACTGAAAAACGCGGCCGGCAATTTCTACATCAACGACAAACCGACCGGCGCGGTGGTAGGCCAGCAACCGTTTGGCGGCAGCCGCGCGTCGGGTACCAACGACAAAGCCGGCTCGATGCTGAACCTGCTGCGGTGGGTATCGGCGCGTGCCATCAAAGAGACCTTCGTGCCGCCGACCGATTACCGCTACCCCTTCCTGGCGGAAGAATAA
- a CDS encoding NAD(P)H-hydrate dehydratase, whose translation MKLFTAEQIRALDRYTIEHEPIASIDLMERAAQAFTDWFVQHYPASRPVAIFCGMGNNGGDGLAIARLLQAQRYTVQCFVMKLKAQGSDDFETNLQRLQELTTVTLLERAEQLPVALPDDALLIDALFGSGLDRPVEGFPAQLIQFLNRTKLPTVAVDIASGLFADRPNGSGDVIVKPEATFSFQFPKLAFLLPGNAQYVGEWYVGDIGLHPEVIQQTETSWFYTDAAAARALLQPRTRFSHKGNFGRALLIAGSYGKIGAAVLSAHACLRAGAGLTSALIPQCGYKIMQTALPEVMVMTAGSNKKIVSDFPPLGAYDAIGVGPGLGKDFKTAKALGGLIEKMISPMVIDADAINLTAENQAWLAKLPRQSIFTPHPKEFERLVGPVANDYERLARAKEFAQRYQCVIVLKGAYTAVVLWNGEVHFNTTGNPGMAKGGSGDALTGILTALLAQEYDSATAAKLGVYLHGAAGDLAAQHNGMIAMTATDLIEQLGHAFEQLNHA comes from the coding sequence ATGAAACTTTTTACTGCGGAGCAGATCCGGGCGCTTGATCGTTACACGATCGAACACGAACCCATCGCTTCCATCGATCTGATGGAACGAGCCGCGCAGGCGTTTACCGACTGGTTTGTGCAGCATTACCCCGCGTCGCGGCCGGTAGCGATCTTTTGTGGCATGGGCAACAACGGGGGCGACGGCCTGGCCATTGCGCGTTTGTTGCAAGCGCAGCGCTACACGGTGCAGTGCTTCGTGATGAAGTTGAAAGCGCAGGGCTCGGACGATTTCGAAACCAACCTCCAACGGCTACAGGAACTCACGACCGTCACCCTGCTGGAACGTGCAGAGCAGTTGCCTGTGGCGTTGCCGGACGACGCGCTGCTGATCGACGCGCTGTTCGGCTCGGGGCTGGACCGCCCGGTCGAAGGTTTTCCGGCGCAACTGATTCAGTTCCTGAACCGCACTAAACTGCCCACGGTGGCGGTCGACATCGCTTCGGGCTTGTTTGCCGATCGGCCCAACGGCTCTGGCGACGTGATTGTTAAACCCGAGGCAACGTTCTCGTTTCAATTCCCGAAGCTGGCGTTTCTGTTGCCCGGCAACGCGCAATACGTCGGCGAGTGGTACGTCGGCGACATCGGGCTGCACCCGGAAGTCATTCAACAGACTGAAACAAGCTGGTTTTATACCGATGCGGCCGCCGCACGGGCACTTCTGCAGCCGCGTACGCGCTTTTCGCACAAAGGCAACTTTGGCCGCGCACTCCTGATTGCCGGGAGCTACGGAAAAATCGGGGCGGCAGTCCTGAGTGCACACGCCTGCCTGCGGGCGGGGGCGGGTCTGACGTCGGCGCTCATTCCGCAATGCGGCTATAAAATCATGCAAACGGCCCTGCCCGAAGTGATGGTGATGACGGCCGGCAGCAACAAGAAAATCGTGTCGGATTTTCCGCCGCTCGGGGCGTACGATGCCATCGGCGTGGGGCCCGGCCTGGGCAAAGACTTCAAAACGGCCAAAGCGCTGGGCGGATTGATCGAGAAGATGATCAGCCCCATGGTAATCGACGCCGACGCCATTAACCTTACGGCCGAAAACCAGGCGTGGCTGGCTAAACTACCTCGCCAGAGCATTTTCACCCCCCATCCGAAAGAGTTTGAGCGGCTGGTTGGGCCGGTTGCGAACGATTACGAGCGCCTGGCGCGCGCCAAAGAGTTTGCGCAGCGCTACCAGTGCGTCATCGTGCTGAAAGGGGCCTACACGGCCGTCGTGCTGTGGAACGGGGAGGTGCATTTCAATACTACGGGCAATCCGGGCATGGCGAAAGGAGGGAGCGGTGATGCGCTGACGGGCATCCTGACGGCCCTCCTGGCACAAGAATACGACTCCGCTACAGCCGCCAAACTCGGGGTGTACCTGCACGGTGCCGCCGGAGATCTGGCGGCTCAGCACAACGGCATGATTGCCATGACCGCTACCGATCTGATCGAACAACTAGGCCACGCCTTCGAACAACTTAACCACGCATGA
- the crcB gene encoding fluoride efflux transporter CrcB, with product MKLLLWVGVGGFFGSMARYGISLYAQRWWPGFFPWGTLLANVLGCLLIGVFLVLAARQQWELPTKLLLATGFCGGFTTFSTFSYESLLLLREGRPGGALLYMGVSLGLGLLATAAGMWLGRQW from the coding sequence ATGAAACTACTGCTTTGGGTCGGCGTGGGCGGCTTTTTCGGAAGCATGGCCCGTTACGGCATCAGCCTGTATGCCCAACGTTGGTGGCCGGGCTTCTTTCCGTGGGGGACGCTGCTGGCCAACGTGCTGGGGTGTCTGCTGATCGGCGTCTTTCTGGTCCTCGCCGCCCGGCAACAGTGGGAACTGCCGACCAAGCTGCTGTTGGCAACGGGGTTCTGCGGTGGCTTTACCACCTTTTCCACGTTTTCGTACGAGTCGCTGCTGCTCCTGCGCGAAGGTCGACCCGGCGGCGCGCTGCTGTACATGGGCGTGAGCCTCGGGTTGGGGCTACTGGCCACGGCGGCGGGCATGTGGCTGGGGCGCCAGTGGTAA
- a CDS encoding LON peptidase substrate-binding domain-containing protein: MTTLLPFFPLNLVVYPQEALNLHVFEPRYKQLISDCLQEEKTFGIPAYLDEQVSEYGTEVRILSVEKRYDDGRMDIRTEGVRVFLLQSLDNPMADKLYAGGEVRFMPDHTDEDPNVRAALLFNVEQLYSLLNLRPEFRTTPDRLLSYEIAHKIGLSLHQEYELLKFRSETERQTYLSEHLKRTLPVVSEIERTKARIRMNGHFRHLDPLNF; this comes from the coding sequence ATGACCACCCTTCTCCCTTTCTTTCCGCTCAATCTGGTTGTCTATCCACAGGAAGCCCTGAACCTGCACGTTTTCGAACCGCGCTACAAGCAGCTGATCAGCGACTGTCTGCAGGAAGAAAAAACGTTCGGCATTCCGGCGTATCTCGACGAACAGGTGTCCGAATACGGCACGGAAGTGCGCATCCTTTCGGTGGAAAAGCGCTATGACGACGGGCGGATGGACATTCGCACCGAGGGCGTCCGGGTGTTTCTGTTGCAATCGCTCGACAATCCGATGGCCGACAAGCTCTACGCCGGTGGGGAAGTGCGTTTTATGCCCGACCATACCGACGAAGACCCGAACGTACGCGCGGCGCTCCTGTTCAACGTCGAGCAACTGTACTCGCTGCTGAACCTCCGCCCCGAGTTTCGGACGACGCCCGACCGGCTTCTTTCGTACGAAATCGCGCACAAGATCGGTTTGTCGCTGCACCAGGAATACGAACTGTTGAAGTTCCGCAGCGAAACCGAGCGGCAAACGTACCTATCCGAGCACCTGAAGCGCACGCTGCCGGTGGTGTCTGAAATTGAGCGGACCAAAGCCCGTATCCGCATGAACGGCCATTTTCGGCACCTCGATCCACTGAATTTTTAG
- a CDS encoding WG repeat-containing protein encodes MLTLWTCLYAGCNAPRSALHQLEKEKYEAASKKWRKVLAKDSAQVAGLYVASRYFVEADTTANPFDSAYHYITAAQRVYALAPDEGAKQLKKLKLDSTALDRQKIKVDSLAFAYARSVHTVPAYQAFLDRYASAPQRPAATATRDSLAFEAAKAEGTYQAYQRFLKQYPDARQAREANEIYELLLYENQTASGTLEAYENFVRRYPHNAYLTEAQRHIYALRTAPHTPEAYALFYADYPHAHVAPHALEWLFLFHREEGTLEQFANQYSLPSADSMLIRLTTATTQLLPMPANARWGFIDEAGQWRIPARYDAPTDEYRCAEVDAPYFVLHQNARAGLVDRAGKPLTAFRYDRLEALRPGIYRAERGDSVGLVTGADGETIPLQFEDISLVGGFLVRAETGGQVRLLTLQGHNVLKGTFEDISMEDDQLLVRQNGRYAVLRWTQLLNDLQQNRAPRPQFQFHEVVPQPQESFLVRVGDRWGVVNARLKPIVPVTADAVEYTPGGWLVQKDQQYFLMNRDGQPLHPQGFERVIFNTQFYGVKVAGRWGVLNQAGAFYKEPAYDSVQFLAENILLLSLNDNLFAAFGQDKMVNFNRYQKVEVLTNKFTLGANETPVYLLLATDAAGRQSLFNSQGEQIMASRYDRIALLGNQLLMAERNRKTGIYDLQGNTIVPARYDGAGFFNGRVMLLQRGKFGMFDPTLQHLIPPQYEATLRPLAESTNAYIALKKGSYGLIDSQNHPLIPFTMDEIRHWTEGISLVRQNGRWVFWEWGKNEAASEPMDAIRFLRETPEESVLRVERGLRYGVLSSVYGEVLPVRYEEVIDLGQDRPLYFAALQAEEGQYHVDYVNAEGVPFHQVVVDEETYDTLICE; translated from the coding sequence GTGCTGACCTTGTGGACGTGCCTGTACGCCGGCTGTAACGCCCCCCGCTCGGCCCTGCATCAACTCGAAAAAGAAAAGTACGAAGCCGCCTCTAAAAAGTGGCGCAAAGTGCTCGCAAAAGATTCAGCTCAGGTAGCGGGCCTGTACGTCGCGTCGCGTTATTTCGTAGAAGCCGACACCACCGCCAACCCGTTCGACTCGGCATACCACTACATCACCGCCGCGCAGCGAGTCTATGCCCTTGCCCCGGACGAAGGGGCCAAACAGTTGAAAAAACTCAAGCTGGACAGCACCGCGCTCGACCGGCAAAAAATCAAAGTCGACAGTCTGGCCTTTGCCTACGCGCGTTCGGTGCACACCGTACCGGCCTACCAGGCCTTTCTGGATCGTTATGCCTCGGCACCGCAACGCCCCGCCGCCACCGCCACGCGCGACTCATTGGCCTTCGAAGCGGCCAAAGCCGAGGGTACCTACCAGGCGTACCAACGTTTCCTGAAACAGTACCCTGACGCCCGGCAGGCCCGCGAGGCCAACGAAATCTACGAGCTTCTGCTTTACGAAAACCAGACCGCCTCGGGCACGCTGGAGGCTTACGAGAATTTTGTGCGTCGCTATCCCCATAACGCTTACCTGACCGAGGCCCAGCGGCACATCTACGCCCTGCGCACCGCGCCCCATACCCCCGAAGCCTACGCGCTTTTCTACGCTGACTACCCGCACGCACACGTGGCTCCCCACGCGCTCGAATGGCTCTTTTTGTTCCACCGGGAGGAAGGTACGCTGGAGCAGTTCGCCAATCAGTACAGCCTACCGTCGGCCGACAGCATGTTGATCCGGCTGACCACCGCCACCACGCAACTGTTGCCGATGCCGGCCAACGCCCGCTGGGGATTTATCGACGAAGCAGGCCAGTGGCGCATTCCGGCTCGTTACGACGCACCGACCGACGAATACCGCTGTGCAGAAGTCGATGCGCCGTATTTCGTACTTCATCAGAACGCGCGCGCCGGGCTGGTCGACCGGGCGGGCAAACCGCTGACGGCTTTCCGCTACGACCGGCTGGAAGCCCTGCGTCCCGGTATCTACCGCGCCGAACGCGGCGACAGCGTTGGTTTGGTGACCGGGGCCGATGGCGAAACCATCCCGTTGCAGTTCGAAGACATCAGTTTGGTCGGAGGCTTTCTGGTCCGCGCCGAAACAGGCGGGCAAGTACGGTTGTTAACGCTCCAGGGACACAACGTCCTGAAAGGCACGTTTGAGGACATTTCGATGGAAGACGATCAGCTGCTGGTGCGCCAAAACGGGCGCTATGCGGTGTTGCGGTGGACGCAACTCCTCAACGACCTGCAACAAAACCGCGCACCGCGGCCGCAGTTCCAGTTTCACGAAGTGGTGCCGCAGCCGCAGGAATCGTTTCTGGTGCGCGTCGGCGACCGTTGGGGGGTGGTGAACGCCCGCCTCAAACCCATTGTCCCCGTCACGGCCGATGCCGTAGAATACACGCCCGGCGGTTGGTTGGTGCAGAAAGACCAGCAGTACTTCCTGATGAACCGCGATGGGCAGCCGCTGCATCCGCAGGGGTTCGAACGGGTGATCTTCAATACACAATTCTATGGCGTGAAGGTGGCCGGACGCTGGGGCGTTCTGAACCAAGCCGGTGCGTTTTACAAAGAGCCCGCGTACGACTCAGTACAGTTTCTGGCAGAAAACATTCTGCTTCTCTCGCTGAACGATAACCTTTTTGCTGCGTTCGGGCAGGACAAAATGGTCAACTTCAACCGGTACCAGAAGGTAGAGGTGCTGACCAACAAGTTTACGCTGGGCGCCAACGAAACTCCGGTTTACCTGCTGCTGGCCACCGACGCCGCAGGCCGTCAGTCGCTTTTCAACAGCCAGGGAGAGCAGATTATGGCCTCGCGCTACGACCGCATCGCCCTGCTGGGCAACCAACTGCTGATGGCGGAACGCAACCGAAAAACGGGCATCTACGACCTGCAGGGCAATACTATAGTCCCGGCACGTTACGACGGAGCCGGCTTTTTCAACGGCCGGGTCATGTTGCTTCAGCGTGGAAAATTCGGGATGTTTGACCCCACGTTGCAGCACCTGATTCCGCCGCAATACGAAGCTACCCTTCGCCCGCTTGCTGAATCAACCAACGCGTACATTGCGTTAAAGAAGGGCAGCTACGGCCTGATCGACAGCCAGAACCATCCGTTGATTCCGTTTACGATGGACGAAATCCGGCACTGGACCGAGGGCATTTCTTTGGTACGGCAAAACGGCCGGTGGGTCTTCTGGGAATGGGGCAAGAACGAAGCCGCTTCGGAGCCGATGGATGCCATCCGATTTTTGCGCGAAACGCCGGAAGAAAGCGTGCTGCGTGTGGAGCGTGGCCTTCGGTACGGTGTGCTGAGCAGTGTATACGGTGAGGTGTTGCCTGTCCGCTACGAGGAAGTCATCGACCTGGGGCAGGACCGGCCGTTGTACTTTGCGGCGCTGCAAGCCGAAGAGGGCCAGTACCATGTCGATTACGTGAATGCCGAAGGCGTGCCTTTTCATCAGGTAGTCGTCGACGAAGAAACGTACGATACCCTGATTTGTGAATAA
- a CDS encoding HupE/UreJ family protein — MSEFSAYLALGFHHILDPHAYDHILFVIALCAVYFSRDWRQVLVVVTAFTVGHSVTLALSAFEVFRFPPQVIEILIPITILCTAIANLFVRHQRSLLTDTNYRPRLRYALALFFGFIHGMGFSTYLRSLLPPDQPIVWRLLAFNLGIELGQLVVVCAVLFISFIFVQFVKTERHDWSLFVSGMVAGVAFILLYQQL, encoded by the coding sequence ATGTCAGAATTTAGTGCTTACCTCGCGTTAGGCTTCCACCACATTCTTGACCCCCATGCATACGACCACATTTTGTTTGTGATTGCCCTATGCGCCGTTTATTTTTCGCGCGACTGGCGACAGGTGCTGGTGGTGGTGACGGCGTTCACGGTTGGGCATTCGGTTACGCTGGCGCTTTCGGCATTTGAGGTGTTTCGCTTTCCACCGCAGGTAATCGAAATCCTGATCCCCATCACCATTCTTTGTACCGCCATTGCCAATTTGTTTGTCCGTCACCAGCGCAGCCTCCTGACCGACACCAACTACCGGCCCCGCCTTCGGTACGCGCTGGCGCTTTTTTTTGGTTTTATTCACGGCATGGGTTTTTCGACGTATTTGCGGTCGTTGCTTCCGCCCGACCAACCCATCGTTTGGCGCCTGCTGGCCTTTAACCTAGGCATCGAACTGGGGCAACTGGTGGTGGTGTGTGCCGTTTTGTTCATTTCCTTCATTTTCGTGCAGTTTGTGAAAACCGAGCGGCACGACTGGAGTCTTTTTGTGTCGGGCATGGTGGCCGGCGTTGCTTTCATCCTACTTTATCAGCAGTTGTAA
- a CDS encoding endonuclease/exonuclease/phosphatase family protein, whose amino-acid sequence MNRLRDVTGSRSAQRRRRQLRKSDLLMAGLYGVLYLMPFIKPGGSLWWIGVSGLGILPALLLHLLLLLVGLLRRPWTTQLPLLFALLMGLPYLWATFGKGGSAPLPTDEVKVLTYNVKQFERDAYHPREKDAEPRSPQVIDQEVAWIAAQGADIVVIQEFYDFEGSPLFNMRERFRENGYRYQAFDPYIVSRSGKINHYVGTMVMSRHPIIASGLMPNSISAHLNQNLWTDIALPSDTVRFYGVHMQSYGLRPENRDTWFEQIRDGLSRRSDQTVALREHMLQSPYPVMVCGDMNDTPYSYTYWQMRMHLANAFEKGGQGIGLTFPSVWPLWRIDHMFAAEAFQCTDYQVFDQVHFSDHLPALGTFRFSARD is encoded by the coding sequence ATGAACCGATTGCGTGACGTAACCGGCTCCCGCTCTGCGCAACGGCGCCGGCGGCAGCTACGGAAGAGCGATCTGCTGATGGCAGGGTTGTACGGGGTCCTTTACCTGATGCCTTTTATCAAGCCCGGCGGCAGTCTGTGGTGGATCGGCGTTAGCGGGTTGGGCATTTTGCCGGCTTTGCTGCTGCACCTGCTGCTGTTGCTGGTCGGGTTGCTCCGCCGCCCCTGGACCACGCAGCTACCCCTGTTATTTGCTTTGCTGATGGGGCTGCCCTACCTGTGGGCGACGTTCGGAAAAGGGGGGAGCGCTCCGCTGCCGACGGACGAGGTGAAGGTGTTGACGTACAACGTGAAACAGTTTGAGCGCGACGCCTACCATCCCCGCGAAAAGGACGCTGAACCTCGGTCACCACAGGTGATCGATCAGGAAGTGGCCTGGATTGCCGCGCAGGGGGCAGACATCGTAGTGATTCAGGAATTCTACGATTTCGAAGGATCGCCCCTGTTCAACATGCGTGAGCGTTTCCGGGAGAACGGCTACCGCTACCAGGCGTTCGATCCCTACATCGTGAGCCGGTCGGGCAAAATCAACCATTACGTTGGCACGATGGTGATGAGCCGCCATCCGATCATCGCGTCCGGCCTGATGCCCAACAGCATCTCGGCCCATCTGAACCAGAATCTCTGGACCGACATTGCGTTGCCTAGCGATACCGTTCGCTTTTATGGCGTCCACATGCAATCGTACGGCTTGCGCCCGGAAAACCGGGATACGTGGTTCGAACAGATCCGGGATGGGTTAAGCCGGCGCAGCGACCAGACGGTGGCTTTGCGGGAGCACATGCTGCAGTCGCCCTATCCGGTGATGGTGTGCGGTGACATGAACGACACCCCCTACAGCTACACCTACTGGCAAATGCGCATGCACCTGGCCAACGCGTTCGAAAAAGGGGGACAAGGCATCGGGCTTACGTTTCCGAGCGTGTGGCCCCTGTGGCGTATCGATCATATGTTTGCTGCCGAGGCTTTTCAGTGTACAGACTATCAGGTTTTTGACCAGGTTCACTTTTCAGACCACCTGCCCGCCCTGGGAACGTTCCGGTTCAGCGCCCGCGATTGA
- a CDS encoding DMT family transporter, with protein sequence MSWAAALRTRPAVQAWTLLLFLSLLWGSSFILIKKGVQVYTPLQVGTLRILAAAVFMVPFGVPLIRRGVLQQLSRAQWVFLVFAGFTGSLIPAIFFSIAGQHIPSALSGALNALTPLFTFLIGAVWLGLQVRTPQLIGVVLGLLGSVLLLTGGFTFGFAGRVNLYAGFVVLAALCYAVNISMVKRFLHGVRPVHISALSLLAVGLPAAVVLFSTDFVTRTVQAPGAGLALSGVLLLGVVNTAIALIFYYQLIQLSTPIFASSTTYVIPIVALAWGLLDGESLQPAHLVGMVTVVGGVLLINRGR encoded by the coding sequence ATGAGTTGGGCCGCCGCCCTCCGGACGCGCCCGGCCGTTCAGGCCTGGACACTGTTGCTCTTCCTTTCGCTGCTGTGGGGCAGTTCGTTTATTCTGATCAAAAAAGGTGTTCAGGTGTACACCCCGCTGCAAGTAGGTACGCTGCGCATCCTGGCCGCGGCGGTGTTCATGGTTCCTTTCGGAGTACCGCTGATCCGACGCGGTGTGTTGCAACAACTGAGCCGAGCACAGTGGGTTTTCCTGGTGTTTGCAGGCTTTACGGGCAGCCTGATCCCCGCCATCTTCTTCTCGATCGCCGGACAACACATTCCCAGTGCCTTGTCGGGCGCATTGAACGCCTTGACACCCCTGTTCACGTTTCTGATTGGAGCGGTTTGGTTGGGTTTACAGGTGCGGACACCCCAACTGATCGGTGTAGTTCTGGGGCTGCTGGGCAGCGTCCTGCTGCTGACCGGTGGGTTTACATTCGGATTTGCGGGACGTGTCAACCTCTACGCGGGTTTCGTGGTGCTGGCGGCGCTTTGCTACGCGGTGAACATCAGCATGGTCAAGCGTTTTTTGCACGGCGTCCGTCCTGTGCACATCTCCGCACTTTCCCTGTTGGCGGTGGGCCTTCCGGCGGCGGTAGTGCTGTTCTCGACCGACTTTGTGACGCGCACGGTGCAGGCACCGGGGGCGGGTCTGGCGCTGTCGGGTGTGCTGTTGCTGGGCGTGGTGAACACCGCCATTGCACTGATTTTTTACTACCAACTCATCCAGCTCTCTACACCCATCTTCGCGAGTTCGACTACGTATGTGATTCCGATTGTCGCGCTGGCCTGGGGACTGCTTGATGGTGAATCGCTACAGCCGGCACATCTGGTGGGGATGGTTACGGTGGTGGGTGGCGTGCTGTTGATCAATCGCGGGCGCTGA
- the dusB gene encoding tRNA dihydrouridine synthase DusB has protein sequence MVKIRDLELGEFPLLLAPMEDVSDPPFRAVCKQNGADLMYTEFISSEGLIRDAHKSVQKLDIYDDERPIGIQIFGDKIDSMREAAAIAEAAGPELVDINYGCPVKKVACKGAGAGILLDLPKMQQMTAEIVKRCSVPVTVKTRLGWDANTIRIVEVAQRLQDVGIAALTIHGRTRQQMYKGEADWSHIAEVKNHPAIHIPIFGNGDIDSPEKAVEYRQRYGVDGIMIGRAAIGYPWIFREIKHFMATGEHLPTPDMAERVAVCRQHLDFSLQWKGPVAGLTEMRRHYTNYFRGTPNFKPYRTRLVTSDDAQEVYDTLAEIGEQLTYVPLG, from the coding sequence GTGGTAAAAATCCGTGACTTAGAACTGGGCGAATTTCCGTTGCTGCTGGCGCCGATGGAAGACGTAAGCGATCCGCCATTCCGGGCCGTTTGCAAACAAAACGGGGCCGACCTGATGTACACGGAGTTCATTTCGTCGGAGGGGCTGATTCGTGATGCGCACAAGAGTGTCCAGAAACTTGACATTTACGACGACGAACGGCCCATCGGCATCCAGATTTTCGGTGATAAAATTGACTCCATGCGCGAGGCAGCGGCCATTGCCGAGGCAGCCGGGCCGGAACTGGTCGACATCAACTACGGCTGTCCGGTCAAAAAGGTCGCGTGCAAAGGCGCCGGTGCGGGCATTTTGCTCGACTTGCCCAAGATGCAACAGATGACGGCCGAGATTGTAAAGCGCTGTTCGGTTCCGGTCACGGTCAAAACCCGCCTGGGCTGGGATGCTAACACGATTCGCATCGTAGAAGTTGCCCAGCGCCTGCAAGATGTGGGCATTGCCGCCCTGACGATCCACGGACGCACACGCCAGCAAATGTACAAAGGTGAGGCCGACTGGTCGCACATTGCCGAGGTGAAAAACCACCCGGCCATCCACATCCCCATCTTCGGCAACGGCGACATCGATTCGCCCGAAAAAGCGGTGGAATACCGCCAGCGTTACGGTGTGGACGGCATCATGATCGGCCGGGCCGCCATTGGGTACCCGTGGATTTTCCGGGAGATCAAGCACTTTATGGCAACGGGCGAACACCTCCCCACCCCCGACATGGCCGAACGCGTGGCGGTCTGTCGCCAACACCTCGACTTTTCGTTGCAGTGGAAAGGCCCGGTGGCAGGCCTGACGGAAATGCGCCGCCATTACACCAACTATTTCCGCGGGACGCCCAACTTCAAACCGTACCGCACCCGCCTGGTTACGTCCGACGATGCACAGGAGGTGTACGATACCCTGGCCGAAATCGGCGAGCAATTGACGTACGTGCCCCTCGGATGA